A region of Deinococcus rubellus DNA encodes the following proteins:
- a CDS encoding sensor domain-containing protein codes for MTLTVNPALPDTLRELLKSHAPGASLLASLGQQVLLLSADAPAISVRDLTPPDAWFDSGELIWLTRDGALLGLLWSAQTVAEGSVQLLTMLLAAAQDDGAQREANVLITQLPEGAAWLSGDLVFQQVSRRFLELHGLSAAQVIGQAFEQVFSQRRETAQFLQQAASGRAVRQEREWLPGTQNRPGVWLRSQMRPYYGGAAAGALWTMYDVSREVSLSSRVQALLHGARLPTAVLSAEGEVLERSESLRRSLPEAPDPQSTPLWNWPIWSDAPDAQRQLKQALAEALAAPQQRFECAVQVMGGERASISLHRGEAQAAAEGDQGEALLVAEFHFHERQPFSGMQQDLLAGVIAHSPQATLLLGAADDSGERPVWLASEAAAKLLGVDKAALNVPGGVAFGKLLRALGVQLSRPDLTPLSPVTLTTQASLEGGDLSAVLTRPDGLRRYVTITAARLVTGEGAPHKGEPLALYLHDVTAVRHLEDRLKHDAAHDPLTGLPNWPGLRAKLLHRQGESLGVLSLSLDEFGVLQTALGRSAGDHLLIQVAARLHHWRKDAQVARLDGEHFALVLPGVASAAGLLLASEVQRLLTLPLRVSGRELRITASVGVACGEEPVDQLFEHARTALLAARRTGRAGRQAYRPELMSFETDLMELEHDLRAALPAQFSLQFQPVVSLQHGRVQAAEVLLRWQHPVRGQLSPAQFLPLVARAGLLPSLGRWVVAEVSAQRQRWQSSHPKLRLSLNLSAPELLDEELLAELGAQVRSVGGLDLELSAGSLIQPDPTRPGDPEHINAALAELRAAGAQIWVDDFGDGASSLTALERFALSGVKLHPSFVANLLSGPRPLALLEGTVDLSRKLGLNVIAVGVETQAQAQLLRTAGCHAAQGYFYAPPMALPDFERWLASQVLD; via the coding sequence ATGACCCTAACCGTAAATCCAGCCCTGCCTGACACCTTACGAGAGTTGCTGAAAAGCCACGCTCCCGGCGCGTCCCTGCTGGCCAGTCTGGGCCAGCAGGTGCTGCTGCTCAGCGCCGACGCCCCGGCGATCAGCGTGCGCGACCTGACGCCGCCGGACGCCTGGTTCGACAGCGGCGAGCTGATCTGGCTGACCCGCGACGGCGCGCTGCTGGGCCTGCTGTGGTCGGCCCAGACGGTGGCCGAGGGCAGCGTGCAACTGCTGACCATGCTGCTGGCCGCTGCCCAGGACGACGGCGCGCAGCGCGAGGCCAACGTGCTGATCACCCAGTTGCCCGAGGGAGCTGCCTGGCTCAGCGGCGATCTGGTGTTTCAGCAGGTCAGCCGGAGGTTTCTGGAGCTGCACGGCCTGAGCGCAGCCCAGGTCATCGGCCAGGCGTTCGAGCAGGTATTCTCGCAGCGCCGCGAAACCGCCCAATTTCTGCAACAGGCGGCCTCGGGCCGGGCCGTGCGGCAGGAGCGCGAATGGCTGCCCGGCACCCAGAACCGTCCTGGCGTGTGGCTGCGCTCACAGATGCGGCCCTACTACGGCGGTGCAGCGGCAGGCGCACTCTGGACCATGTACGACGTCAGCCGCGAGGTTTCGCTCTCCTCACGGGTGCAGGCGCTGCTGCACGGTGCGCGGCTGCCCACCGCCGTCCTGAGCGCCGAGGGCGAGGTGCTGGAGAGAAGCGAGTCGCTGCGCCGCAGCCTGCCCGAAGCGCCCGACCCACAGTCCACCCCGCTGTGGAACTGGCCGATCTGGTCCGATGCGCCGGACGCCCAGCGGCAGCTCAAGCAGGCGCTCGCCGAGGCGCTGGCCGCACCGCAGCAGCGCTTCGAGTGTGCCGTGCAGGTGATGGGTGGGGAGCGCGCCAGCATCTCGCTGCACCGGGGCGAGGCGCAGGCGGCAGCGGAAGGCGACCAGGGCGAGGCGCTGCTGGTCGCGGAGTTTCACTTTCACGAGCGCCAACCATTCAGCGGGATGCAGCAGGACCTGCTGGCGGGCGTCATCGCCCACAGCCCGCAGGCGACCTTGCTGCTGGGAGCTGCCGACGACAGCGGCGAGCGCCCGGTCTGGCTGGCCAGCGAGGCCGCCGCCAAGCTGCTCGGCGTGGACAAGGCGGCGCTCAACGTGCCGGGCGGTGTGGCGTTTGGCAAGCTGCTGCGCGCGCTGGGCGTGCAACTCTCGCGCCCCGACCTGACCCCGCTCTCACCCGTGACGCTGACCACCCAGGCCAGTCTGGAGGGCGGCGACCTCTCGGCGGTGTTGACCCGGCCCGACGGCCTGCGCCGTTACGTGACCATCACCGCCGCGCGGCTCGTCACCGGCGAGGGCGCGCCGCACAAGGGCGAGCCGCTGGCCCTCTACCTCCACGACGTGACCGCCGTGCGCCACCTCGAAGACCGCCTCAAGCACGACGCGGCCCACGATCCGCTGACCGGGCTGCCCAACTGGCCGGGGCTGCGGGCCAAACTACTGCACCGCCAGGGTGAGTCGCTGGGCGTCCTGAGCCTGAGCCTCGATGAGTTCGGCGTGCTGCAAACGGCGCTGGGAAGATCGGCGGGCGATCATCTGCTGATTCAGGTGGCGGCCCGGCTGCACCACTGGCGCAAGGACGCCCAGGTGGCCCGGCTTGACGGCGAGCACTTCGCGCTGGTGCTGCCGGGCGTCGCCAGTGCGGCGGGACTGCTGCTGGCCAGCGAGGTGCAGCGCCTGCTGACCCTGCCGCTGCGGGTCAGCGGACGCGAACTGCGGATCACGGCCAGCGTGGGGGTGGCCTGCGGCGAGGAGCCAGTCGATCAGCTTTTTGAGCACGCCCGCACCGCGCTGCTGGCCGCCCGCCGCACCGGACGCGCCGGACGCCAGGCCTACCGGCCCGAGCTGATGAGTTTCGAGACCGATCTGATGGAACTCGAACACGATCTGCGCGCCGCCCTGCCCGCCCAGTTCAGCTTGCAGTTTCAGCCGGTGGTGAGCTTGCAGCATGGCCGGGTGCAGGCGGCGGAGGTCTTGCTGCGGTGGCAGCATCCGGTGCGCGGCCAGCTCTCGCCCGCTCAGTTTCTGCCACTGGTCGCCCGCGCCGGGCTGCTGCCCAGTCTGGGGCGCTGGGTGGTGGCCGAGGTGAGCGCCCAGCGGCAGCGCTGGCAAAGCAGCCACCCCAAACTCAGACTGAGCCTCAACCTCAGCGCGCCCGAACTGCTCGATGAGGAGTTGCTGGCCGAACTCGGTGCCCAGGTGCGCAGTGTGGGCGGCCTCGACCTCGAACTCAGCGCAGGCAGCCTCATTCAGCCGGACCCCACCCGGCCTGGCGACCCGGAGCACATCAATGCCGCTCTGGCCGAGCTGCGGGCTGCGGGCGCACAGATCTGGGTGGACGATTTCGGCGACGGCGCGTCGAGCCTCACCGCGCTCGAGCGCTTCGCCCTCAGCGGCGTCAAGCTGCACCCTTCCTTCGTCGCCAACCTGCTCAGCGGCCCGCGCCCGCTGGCGCTGCTGGAAGGCACCGTGGATCTGTCGCGCAAGCTGGGGCTCAATGTGATCGCGGTGGGCGTGGAGACGCAGGCCCAGGCCCAGCTTCTGCGGACAGCAGGCTGCCACGCCGCCCAGGGCTACTTCTACGCTCCGCCGATGGCCCTGCCCGATTTCGAGCGCTGGCTGGCCTCGCAGGTGCTGGACTGA
- the rsmH gene encoding 16S rRNA (cytosine(1402)-N(4))-methyltransferase RsmH, producing MTDDQPTDEQSPSALSHLPVLAAEVLEALDPQPGDVVVDGTLGGAGHTRLLLKAGARVYGIDQDPYALSRLGELEGLTIVQGNYRDMQALLAAYGIQQVDGVLLDIGVSSFQLDDAQRGFSYHTEAPLDMRMSQAGESAYDVVNDLPTEELAALIFEYGEERHSRRIARAIVAAREHEPIATTTQLAEIIKRAYPGGFARGIHPARRTFQALRIHVNDELGALRSGLDAAATLLRPGGRLAVISFHSLEDRIVKRFLKSRGDFEALTKRPVEASDEEQQRNPRARSAKLRAARKLPEASQ from the coding sequence ATCACCGACGACCAACCCACTGACGAGCAGTCGCCCAGCGCCCTCTCGCACCTGCCGGTGCTGGCTGCCGAGGTACTGGAAGCGCTTGACCCGCAGCCCGGCGACGTGGTTGTGGACGGCACGCTGGGCGGCGCGGGCCACACCCGGCTGCTGCTCAAGGCCGGGGCGCGGGTCTACGGCATCGATCAGGACCCCTACGCCCTTTCGCGGCTGGGTGAACTGGAAGGGCTGACCATCGTGCAGGGCAATTACCGCGACATGCAGGCGCTGCTGGCCGCCTACGGTATCCAGCAGGTTGACGGCGTGCTGCTCGATATCGGCGTCAGCAGTTTTCAGCTCGACGACGCCCAGCGGGGTTTCAGTTACCACACCGAAGCCCCGCTGGACATGCGCATGAGCCAGGCGGGCGAGAGCGCCTACGACGTGGTCAACGATTTGCCCACCGAGGAACTCGCCGCCCTCATCTTCGAGTACGGCGAGGAGCGCCACTCGCGCCGCATCGCCCGCGCCATCGTGGCCGCACGCGAGCATGAGCCGATTGCCACCACCACCCAGCTCGCCGAGATCATCAAGCGGGCCTACCCCGGCGGCTTCGCGCGCGGCATTCACCCGGCGCGGCGCACCTTCCAGGCCCTCAGGATTCACGTCAACGACGAACTCGGCGCGCTGCGCAGCGGGCTGGACGCGGCGGCAACGCTGCTCAGGCCAGGAGGCCGACTGGCCGTCATCAGCTTTCACAGCCTGGAAGACCGCATCGTCAAGCGCTTTCTGAAGAGCCGGGGCGACTTCGAGGCGCTCACCAAGCGCCCGGTGGAGGCCAGTGACGAGGAGCAGCAGCGCAACCCACGCGCCCGCAGCGCCAAGTTGCGCGCCGCCCGCAAACTGCCGGAGGCCAGCCAGTGA
- a CDS encoding peptidoglycan D,D-transpeptidase FtsI family protein, with product MELKIRNRSRIIQVIALLAFMSLVWAYAQLEWGLPQNIKRAVLQSRGSILTESGTVLARTVDGKRVYPQGKMAGQIIGMMGVTDGLEGMEAAYNTQLSAGQNVTVTLDPAIQATAENVLAKGVKEHQGEYGSVVVMEVRTGKIIAAASYPPFDPNNWKSYSADARRNRPFLDRFEPGSTVKGLTVAAALNEGLTTPDTTYDTPMQRYVGGRWGSTIHDAVDHPKTLTTQGILRYSSNVGMSHVVEHFPNEKLYAYLHAFGFGQDVDLPTMITASGSLQPLSKWTDLVRITNAFGQGMSATPLQLAAAYNALANDGRYVSPRLVTGEPAGVSRNVVRVESARTIHTLLLNVIKDGIHAAAGIKGYELAGKTGTAQVVVNGKYSDTVYDSVFAGFWPAEAPRITIAVMVHGARYDYHGSMLAAPIYRDVAAAIISQWGALPAEQPQSQATSSAP from the coding sequence ATGGAACTGAAAATCCGCAACCGCTCACGCATCATCCAGGTCATCGCGCTGCTGGCGTTCATGTCGCTGGTGTGGGCCTACGCCCAGCTCGAATGGGGCCTGCCGCAGAACATCAAGCGGGCGGTGCTGCAAAGCCGGGGCAGCATCCTGACCGAGTCGGGCACAGTACTGGCCCGCACGGTGGACGGCAAACGGGTCTATCCGCAGGGCAAGATGGCCGGGCAGATCATCGGCATGATGGGCGTCACCGACGGTCTGGAAGGGATGGAAGCCGCCTACAACACCCAGCTCTCCGCCGGACAGAACGTGACGGTGACGCTCGACCCGGCCATTCAGGCCACCGCCGAGAACGTGCTGGCCAAAGGTGTGAAGGAACACCAGGGCGAGTACGGCTCGGTGGTGGTCATGGAGGTCCGCACCGGCAAGATCATCGCGGCGGCCAGCTACCCGCCGTTTGATCCCAACAACTGGAAAAGTTACAGCGCCGACGCGCGGCGCAACCGTCCCTTTCTGGACCGCTTCGAGCCGGGTTCGACGGTCAAGGGGCTGACGGTGGCCGCCGCCCTCAACGAGGGGCTGACCACCCCGGACACCACCTACGACACGCCGATGCAGCGCTACGTCGGCGGCAGGTGGGGCAGCACCATCCACGACGCGGTGGATCATCCCAAGACGCTCACCACCCAGGGCATCTTGCGCTATTCGAGCAACGTCGGTATGTCGCACGTCGTCGAGCATTTTCCCAACGAGAAACTCTACGCCTACCTCCATGCCTTCGGCTTCGGGCAGGACGTGGACCTGCCCACCATGATCACGGCCAGCGGCAGCCTCCAGCCGCTGAGCAAGTGGACCGATCTGGTCCGCATCACCAACGCCTTCGGGCAGGGCATGTCGGCCACGCCGCTGCAACTGGCCGCCGCCTACAACGCGCTGGCCAACGACGGGCGCTACGTTTCTCCCCGGCTGGTGACCGGCGAACCGGCGGGGGTCAGCCGCAACGTGGTCCGGGTGGAGTCGGCCCGCACCATTCACACCCTGCTTCTCAACGTCATCAAGGACGGCATTCACGCCGCCGCCGGAATCAAGGGCTACGAACTGGCGGGCAAGACCGGCACCGCTCAGGTGGTCGTCAACGGCAAGTACAGCGACACCGTCTATGACAGCGTTTTCGCCGGGTTCTGGCCTGCCGAAGCGCCGCGCATCACCATCGCCGTGATGGTTCACGGAGCCAGGTACGACTATCACGGCTCGATGCTGGCCGCCCCGATCTACCGCGACGTGGCCGCCGCCATCATCAGCCAGTGGGGCGCGCTGCCCGCCGAGCAGCCCCAGAGCCAGGCAACCAGCAGCGCGCCCTGA
- a CDS encoding VC0807 family protein, protein MTVPTPSTSPAKPPRKKAGVPKTVWDLLFTLIIPIAILSPNILGSGISISEQVFGGGVTGNVRAYLLAALIPVVYVLADLAINRTVSGIALLGGVVALVRGALAFWYVDGGPLFAFKDSVPSLLFGLLALGSLLTKTPIFRVVLDASTLTESPENRAATQKALHDTQVNGAVRAATVSYGLVELVSSVINYFVNLHLVVGKFGSDSFNAQVAQANAVMRIPGLVLSLIGVGVGIWLIQVAVKKRYGKEADIFSPEKLARLQEAGAE, encoded by the coding sequence ATGACTGTTCCCACTCCCTCGACCAGCCCAGCCAAGCCGCCGCGCAAGAAAGCGGGCGTTCCCAAGACCGTCTGGGACCTGCTGTTTACCCTGATCATCCCGATTGCCATTCTCAGCCCCAACATCCTGGGCAGCGGCATCAGTATCAGTGAGCAGGTCTTCGGCGGCGGCGTCACCGGCAACGTGCGGGCCTACCTGCTGGCCGCGCTGATTCCGGTGGTCTACGTGCTGGCCGACCTCGCCATCAACCGCACGGTGAGCGGCATCGCGCTGCTGGGCGGCGTGGTGGCGCTGGTGCGCGGGGCGCTGGCGTTCTGGTATGTGGACGGCGGCCCGCTGTTCGCCTTCAAGGACAGCGTGCCTTCGCTGCTGTTCGGGCTGCTGGCGCTCGGCAGTCTGCTGACCAAAACGCCGATCTTCCGGGTGGTTTTGGACGCTTCCACCCTCACCGAGAGTCCCGAGAACCGGGCCGCCACCCAGAAAGCGCTGCACGACACCCAGGTCAACGGCGCGGTGCGGGCCGCCACCGTCTCCTACGGCCTGGTCGAACTGGTGTCGTCGGTGATCAACTACTTCGTGAACCTGCACCTGGTGGTCGGCAAGTTTGGCTCCGACAGCTTCAACGCCCAGGTGGCCCAGGCCAACGCCGTGATGAGGATTCCCGGTCTGGTGCTGAGCCTCATCGGCGTGGGCGTGGGCATCTGGCTGATTCAGGTGGCGGTCAAGAAGCGCTACGGCAAGGAAGCCGACATCTTCTCGCCGGAAAAGCTGGCGCGGTTGCAGGAGGCGGGAGCGGAATAA
- the mraZ gene encoding division/cell wall cluster transcriptional repressor MraZ — MPFGEYPYAIDDKGRVVMPPAFREFVEDGVILTRGMEGCLYLFPLPKWKRVEEQLEHLPLTDAHSRAFVRFFYSGASKARLDAQSRLMVPQPLRSFAGLESEVVVAGAPGRLELWNPQRWDAAIQAVQDNPPHPELLINFVA, encoded by the coding sequence TTGCCGTTTGGAGAATACCCCTACGCGATAGATGACAAAGGCCGTGTGGTGATGCCACCGGCTTTTCGTGAATTTGTCGAGGACGGCGTGATTCTGACGCGCGGCATGGAAGGCTGCCTCTACCTGTTTCCGCTGCCCAAGTGGAAGCGCGTCGAGGAGCAGCTCGAACATCTGCCGCTCACCGACGCCCACAGCCGGGCCTTCGTGCGGTTTTTCTATTCCGGGGCCAGCAAGGCCCGGCTCGACGCCCAGAGCCGTTTGATGGTGCCGCAGCCGCTGCGAAGTTTTGCCGGACTAGAAAGCGAAGTGGTGGTGGCCGGTGCGCCCGGACGCCTGGAGTTGTGGAACCCGCAGCGCTGGGACGCCGCCATTCAAGCGGTGCAGGACAACCCGCCGCACCCCGAATTACTGATCAACTTCGTGGCCTAG
- the hflX gene encoding GTPase HflX, whose product MEKVHGNLSGLKTAQQKSLSNLYRRRLAPGSVTSPELARNLSELSHEIRREISVLIDRRGRVISVSVADAKGAELPSLRKGETRLSGFHLLHTHPKGGGLSKGDLSALFLSRLDAVAAIEVQGSGLPGNVHLAHLTPPGTVGEEEDWRVYPPASPSEMENFDLGAQVSALEEEIARAQRTREAKKDRERAILVQIDQGEFDAEERLDELGELALTAGAEVVYRELIFRRHLKPGTLIGAGKLEELTSKAYHEDADLLIFGQELGAAQAREIEEATGLKVLDRTQLILDIFALHAQGVESRLQVELAQLRYMKPRLLGAGSRLSRIGASGGSAAGGAIGTRGPGETKLELDRRRINDRLSFLENQLKEVAVRREERRKQRSRNDVPVISIVGYTNAGKSTLLNAFTHAAEEPRKVLAENKLFATLRPTSRQGFLEGIGPVVYTDTVGFIRDLPTDLSRAFRATLEEIGDADVLLHVVDAAAPGADTRYAAVQRILDDLDIGDLPTVVALNKADQTDAETLERERMRLGGVAVSAHSGEGLTQLRHVLSQTLEDLQVKRGDAEDAARLERENVKAALNSPSPKRGWVGTD is encoded by the coding sequence ATAGAGAAAGTCCACGGTAATCTATCGGGCCTCAAGACCGCCCAGCAAAAGAGCCTGAGTAACCTGTACCGCCGCCGCCTCGCGCCTGGCAGCGTGACCAGCCCGGAGCTGGCACGCAACCTCAGCGAACTCTCGCACGAAATCCGGCGCGAAATCAGCGTGCTGATTGACCGCCGGGGCCGCGTGATCAGCGTATCAGTGGCCGACGCCAAGGGAGCCGAGCTGCCCAGCCTCCGCAAGGGCGAAACCCGGCTCTCAGGCTTTCATTTGCTGCACACCCACCCCAAGGGCGGCGGGCTGAGCAAGGGCGACCTCTCGGCGCTGTTTCTCAGCCGCCTCGACGCGGTGGCGGCCATCGAGGTTCAAGGCAGCGGCCTGCCCGGCAACGTGCATCTGGCGCACCTGACGCCGCCCGGCACGGTGGGCGAGGAGGAGGACTGGCGCGTGTACCCACCGGCCAGCCCCAGCGAGATGGAAAACTTCGATCTGGGCGCGCAGGTCAGCGCCCTCGAAGAGGAAATCGCCCGCGCCCAGCGCACCCGTGAGGCCAAGAAAGACCGCGAGCGGGCCATTCTGGTGCAAATCGACCAGGGTGAATTCGACGCCGAGGAGCGCCTCGACGAGCTGGGCGAACTGGCCCTCACCGCCGGGGCCGAGGTGGTCTACCGCGAGCTGATCTTCAGGCGTCACCTCAAGCCCGGCACCTTGATTGGCGCGGGCAAGCTCGAAGAACTGACCAGCAAGGCCTACCACGAGGACGCCGACCTGCTGATCTTCGGCCAGGAACTCGGCGCGGCGCAGGCCCGCGAGATCGAGGAAGCCACTGGCCTCAAGGTACTCGACCGCACCCAGCTGATTCTGGACATCTTCGCGCTGCACGCCCAGGGCGTCGAGTCGCGGCTGCAAGTCGAACTGGCGCAGCTGCGTTACATGAAGCCGCGTCTGCTGGGCGCGGGCAGCCGGCTCTCGCGCATCGGCGCGTCGGGCGGCTCGGCGGCGGGCGGGGCCATCGGCACACGCGGTCCCGGCGAAACCAAGCTGGAACTCGATCGGCGGCGCATCAACGACCGCCTGTCGTTTCTGGAAAATCAACTCAAGGAAGTCGCGGTGCGGCGCGAGGAACGCCGCAAGCAGCGCAGCCGCAACGACGTGCCGGTCATCAGCATCGTGGGCTACACCAATGCGGGCAAGTCGACTCTGCTCAACGCCTTTACCCACGCCGCCGAGGAACCACGCAAGGTACTGGCCGAGAACAAGCTGTTCGCCACGCTGCGGCCCACCAGCCGTCAGGGCTTTCTTGAAGGCATCGGGCCGGTGGTCTACACCGACACGGTGGGCTTTATCCGCGATTTGCCCACCGATCTGAGCCGGGCCTTTCGCGCCACACTGGAAGAAATCGGCGACGCCGACGTGCTGCTGCATGTGGTGGACGCCGCCGCGCCGGGGGCCGATACCCGCTACGCAGCCGTGCAGCGCATTCTGGACGATCTGGACATTGGGGACTTGCCCACGGTGGTGGCGCTCAACAAGGCCGACCAGACCGACGCCGAGACCCTGGAGAGAGAGAGAATGCGCCTGGGCGGCGTGGCCGTTAGCGCCCACAGCGGCGAGGGGCTGACTCAGCTGAGGCATGTGCTGTCGCAGACCCTGGAAGACCTTCAGGTCAAGCGGGGCGACGCCGAGGACGCCGCCCGCCTGGAGCGCGAGAACGTGAAGGCCGCGCTCAATAGCCCTTCACCCAAACGCGGCTGGGTTGGTACAGACTGA
- a CDS encoding HD-GYP domain-containing protein translates to MLSRQWIVWNGSRFASRREVGFVRAGHPERVREIALALGRELRLGRAELRALGEAARLHDLGRALLPPYADEKLHPRVGADLLLGQDLPLGTREAVLHHHERWDGRGYPHGLRGSAIPRLARILAVANAADHLGRLPAEILAERLAWERGLALDAEIVNAYLRMVGL, encoded by the coding sequence ATGCTCTCCCGTCAATGGATTGTTTGGAACGGTTCGCGCTTCGCTTCGCGCCGCGAGGTCGGCTTCGTGCGCGCCGGTCACCCGGAGCGGGTGCGCGAGATCGCTTTGGCACTGGGCCGCGAACTGCGGCTGGGCCGCGCCGAATTGCGTGCGCTGGGTGAGGCGGCGCGGCTGCACGATCTCGGGCGTGCGCTGTTGCCGCCCTACGCGGACGAGAAGTTGCACCCCAGGGTCGGGGCTGACCTGCTGCTGGGCCAGGATCTGCCGCTCGGCACACGGGAAGCAGTCTTGCATCACCACGAGCGCTGGGACGGACGCGGCTACCCGCACGGGCTACGCGGCAGCGCCATTCCGCGCCTGGCCCGTATACTGGCCGTCGCCAACGCCGCCGATCACCTGGGCCGCTTGCCGGCGGAAATACTGGCCGAGCGTCTGGCCTGGGAGCGTGGGCTGGCACTTGACGCCGAGATCGTGAACGCGTATCTGCGGATGGTGGGGTTGTGA
- a CDS encoding DUF423 domain-containing protein, with protein MTDLSSNARQALTTPRLNAAMSGALLAGTAVAFGAFGAHALKSAISPENLAVFETGVRYQMYHGLGLLVLGAYPQQRRGPIWLLSGTLIFSGSLYALALSDVKVLGAITPIGGVLQLVGWGLVALDFRREVRKSRP; from the coding sequence ATGACTGACCTCAGTAGCAATGCCCGGCAGGCGCTGACCACGCCCAGACTCAACGCGGCCATGAGCGGCGCACTGCTGGCTGGGACGGCGGTGGCGTTCGGCGCGTTCGGCGCTCACGCCCTGAAAAGTGCCATCAGCCCGGAAAACCTGGCCGTCTTCGAGACCGGCGTGCGCTACCAGATGTACCACGGCCTGGGGCTGCTGGTGCTGGGCGCGTACCCGCAGCAGCGCCGGGGGCCGATCTGGCTACTCTCGGGCACACTGATCTTCTCGGGCAGCCTCTACGCGCTGGCCCTGAGCGACGTCAAGGTGCTGGGGGCCATCACGCCCATCGGCGGCGTGCTGCAACTCGTCGGCTGGGGACTGGTGGCGCTCGATTTCCGCCGTGAGGTCCGGAAGAGCAGGCCGTGA
- a CDS encoding methyltransferase domain-containing protein: MTDSTTDHWNAGQYRERHAFVYESSRDLVSDWLRPAAGERILDLGCGSGELSAQIAESGAQVTGVDASAAMIAAAQAQHPGLAFEVQDAHTLHYQAAFEAVFSNAALHWMVPLDSVFAGVARTLVPGGRLALEMGGGANVLAVRESVEQALSELGLPALKHPWTFPSSGQLATLLEAAGFTVERLHLFERPSVLSGEDGFRAWLVGFGSSWLSPLSEVERASVIARAEELARHRLWNGEAWVADYVRLRALGVRT, translated from the coding sequence ATGACCGACTCTACCACCGACCACTGGAACGCCGGGCAGTACCGCGAGCGCCACGCCTTCGTCTATGAATCGAGCCGCGACCTGGTCTCGGACTGGTTGCGGCCAGCAGCGGGCGAACGCATTCTCGATCTGGGCTGCGGCAGCGGCGAACTCAGCGCCCAGATCGCCGAGAGCGGCGCGCAGGTGACGGGCGTGGACGCCTCGGCCGCCATGATCGCGGCGGCGCAAGCACAGCATCCGGGCCTGGCATTCGAGGTGCAGGATGCCCACACCCTCCACTACCAGGCCGCATTCGAAGCGGTCTTCAGCAATGCCGCGCTTCACTGGATGGTCCCGCTGGACAGCGTGTTCGCCGGGGTGGCCCGCACCCTGGTTCCCGGCGGACGGCTGGCGCTGGAAATGGGCGGCGGCGCGAACGTATTGGCGGTGCGCGAGTCGGTGGAGCAAGCACTCAGCGAACTGGGATTGCCCGCGCTGAAGCACCCCTGGACGTTTCCCAGTTCCGGCCAACTGGCAACATTGCTGGAAGCGGCGGGCTTCACGGTGGAGCGCCTGCACCTGTTCGAGCGCCCCTCGGTGCTGAGCGGTGAAGACGGCTTCCGGGCCTGGCTGGTGGGCTTCGGCTCCAGCTGGCTTTCACCCCTGAGCGAAGTGGAGCGGGCCTCAGTGATCGCCAGGGCCGAGGAACTGGCGCGGCACCGCTTGTGGAATGGAGAAGCGTGGGTGGCGGATTATGTGCGGCTGCGGGCATTGGGCGTCAGAACCTGA